A region from the Chanodichthys erythropterus isolate Z2021 chromosome 5, ASM2448905v1, whole genome shotgun sequence genome encodes:
- the gpatch11 gene encoding G patch domain-containing protein 11 isoform X2, with translation MADDEDDYMSDAFLNKISDVRPGVPMVKRVKDALRKEAVQKEKNTQNRQKSFREQERESREAALQSSISTQNKGFALLQKMGYKEGAGRVEPVPLNIKTDRGGIGMEELKKRKAEEELQNYRRKVQMKQHVEKKSLEDFRVRKRTEREERQTQSDLWKSQRACEQLDSQKGITAPRDSWYWPEVVKDEDEDEEEEEETKPEGSDDEEEELTPLDKLQFLTSYLRGVHFYCIWCGTAYNDEQDLSSNCPGDTAADHDD, from the exons ATGGCAGATGATGAAGACGATTACATGTCGGACGCTTTCCTGAACAAAAT CTCAGATGTTCGGCCTGGCGTGCCGATGGTGAAGCGTGTGAAAGATGCCTTGAGAAAGGAGGCAGTGCAGAAGGAGAAGAACACACAGAACCGACAGAAGAGCTTCAGAGAGCAGGAGCGCGAGAGTCGCGAGGCCGCGCTGCAGAGCTCCATAAGCACTCAAAATAAAGGCTTTGCGTTACTGCAGAAGATGGGATATAAAGAAG GTGCTGGGCGGGTTGAGCCGGTTCCTCTCAACATCAAAACAG ACAGAGGCGGCATTGGAATGGAAGAACTCAAGAAGAGGAAAGCAGAGGAGGAACTTCAGAATTACCGGAGAAAAGTGCAAATGAAACAACATGTGGAAAAGAAATCGCTTGAGGATTTTAG AGTGCGTAAGAGAACCGAAAGAGAAGAGCGTCAAACACAGAGCGACCTGTGGAAGAGCCAGCGGGCCTGTGAACAGCTGGACAgccagaag GGCATCACTGCTCCCAGAGACAGCTGGTACTGGCCTGAAGTAGTGAAAGATGAGGATGAAgacgaggaggaggaagaggaaacaAAACCTGAGGGAAGTGACGATGAGGAGGAGGAACTAACA CCTTTAGACAAGCTGCAGTTTCTCACTTCATATTTGCGAGGAGTTCATTTTTACTGCATATGGTGTGGGACGGCGTATAACG ATGAGCAGGATTTGAGCTCCAACTGTCCCGGCGACACGGCAGCAGATCATGACGACTAG
- the gpatch11 gene encoding G patch domain-containing protein 11 isoform X1 codes for MADDEDDYMSDAFLNKISDVRPGVPMVKRVKDALRKEAVQKEKNTQNRQKSFREQERESREAALQSSISTQNKGFALLQKMGYKEGQGLGKQGAGRVEPVPLNIKTDRGGIGMEELKKRKAEEELQNYRRKVQMKQHVEKKSLEDFRVRKRTEREERQTQSDLWKSQRACEQLDSQKGITAPRDSWYWPEVVKDEDEDEEEEEETKPEGSDDEEEELTPLDKLQFLTSYLRGVHFYCIWCGTAYNDEQDLSSNCPGDTAADHDD; via the exons ATGGCAGATGATGAAGACGATTACATGTCGGACGCTTTCCTGAACAAAAT CTCAGATGTTCGGCCTGGCGTGCCGATGGTGAAGCGTGTGAAAGATGCCTTGAGAAAGGAGGCAGTGCAGAAGGAGAAGAACACACAGAACCGACAGAAGAGCTTCAGAGAGCAGGAGCGCGAGAGTCGCGAGGCCGCGCTGCAGAGCTCCATAAGCACTCAAAATAAAGGCTTTGCGTTACTGCAGAAGATGGGATATAAAGAAGGTCAAGGCCTGGGCAAACAGG GTGCTGGGCGGGTTGAGCCGGTTCCTCTCAACATCAAAACAG ACAGAGGCGGCATTGGAATGGAAGAACTCAAGAAGAGGAAAGCAGAGGAGGAACTTCAGAATTACCGGAGAAAAGTGCAAATGAAACAACATGTGGAAAAGAAATCGCTTGAGGATTTTAG AGTGCGTAAGAGAACCGAAAGAGAAGAGCGTCAAACACAGAGCGACCTGTGGAAGAGCCAGCGGGCCTGTGAACAGCTGGACAgccagaag GGCATCACTGCTCCCAGAGACAGCTGGTACTGGCCTGAAGTAGTGAAAGATGAGGATGAAgacgaggaggaggaagaggaaacaAAACCTGAGGGAAGTGACGATGAGGAGGAGGAACTAACA CCTTTAGACAAGCTGCAGTTTCTCACTTCATATTTGCGAGGAGTTCATTTTTACTGCATATGGTGTGGGACGGCGTATAACG ATGAGCAGGATTTGAGCTCCAACTGTCCCGGCGACACGGCAGCAGATCATGACGACTAG